In the genome of Gloeomargarita sp. SKYB120, one region contains:
- a CDS encoding urea carboxylase-associated family protein, translated as MVATTERVLDPAQAIYDYVLPARQPWSKVITKGQVLRIVDLEGNQAVDTLIYNAHDPSERYSAPDTVVRQGNIFITTGTQLISNLGNVLMTVIADTCGRHDTLGGACSMESNSVRYGLHKKHLHACVENFLLELSKYGLHKRDLVSNINFFMNVPVTADGRLEIVDGISAPGKYVDLRAEMDVMVLISNCPQINNPCNAYNPTPIRLLVWDAA; from the coding sequence ATGGTGGCGACGACGGAACGTGTACTGGACCCAGCCCAAGCAATTTACGACTATGTGCTGCCGGCGCGTCAACCCTGGTCCAAGGTGATTACCAAAGGCCAAGTCCTGCGGATTGTGGACCTGGAGGGCAACCAGGCGGTGGACACCCTGATTTATAACGCCCATGACCCGTCCGAACGCTACAGCGCCCCTGATACGGTAGTGCGCCAGGGCAATATCTTTATCACCACGGGAACCCAGCTCATCTCCAACCTGGGCAACGTGCTGATGACGGTGATTGCGGATACCTGTGGCCGCCACGACACGCTGGGAGGTGCTTGCAGCATGGAGAGCAATTCGGTGCGCTACGGGTTGCACAAGAAGCACCTGCACGCCTGTGTGGAGAATTTCCTGCTGGAGCTGAGCAAGTACGGCCTGCACAAGCGGGATTTGGTGAGCAATATCAATTTCTTCATGAACGTGCCGGTGACTGCCGATGGGCGCTTGGAGATTGTGGATGGGATTTCCGCGCCGGGGAAATACGTGGACCTGCGGGCAGAGATGGATGTGATGGTGCTGATTTCCAACTGTCCCCAGATCAATAACCCCTGCAACGCCTACAACCCTACTCCAATCCGCCTGCTGGTCTGGGACGCTGCGTAA
- a CDS encoding response regulator transcription factor translates to MDNRKERILVVDDEASIRRILETRLSMIGYDVVTAADGEEALTVFRREHPHLVVLDVMMPKLDGYGVCQELRKESDVPIIMLTALGDVADRITGLELGADDYVVKPFSPKELEARIRSVLRRVEKNGSTSNIPSSGVIVVNNIKIDLNKRQVYKNNERVRLTGMEFSLLELLVSRSGEPFSRTDILQEVWGYTPERHVDTRVVDVHISRLRAKLEDDPSNPDLILTARGTGYLFQRITDQNKASE, encoded by the coding sequence TTGGATAACCGGAAGGAACGGATTTTGGTGGTGGATGACGAGGCCAGCATTCGCCGGATTTTAGAGACTCGTCTTTCCATGATTGGTTACGACGTGGTGACGGCGGCGGATGGGGAGGAGGCCTTGACTGTCTTTCGTCGGGAACACCCGCACCTGGTGGTGTTAGATGTCATGATGCCCAAGCTGGACGGTTACGGCGTTTGTCAGGAGTTGCGCAAGGAGTCCGACGTGCCAATCATCATGCTGACGGCCTTGGGGGATGTGGCAGACCGGATTACGGGCTTAGAGCTGGGGGCGGATGACTACGTGGTGAAGCCCTTTTCGCCTAAGGAACTGGAGGCTCGCATCCGGTCGGTGTTGCGCCGGGTGGAGAAAAATGGCAGCACTAGCAACATTCCCAGTTCGGGGGTCATTGTCGTTAACAACATCAAAATTGACCTGAATAAACGCCAAGTGTACAAAAACAACGAGCGGGTTCGCCTAACGGGGATGGAGTTCAGCCTGTTAGAGCTACTGGTCAGTCGCTCTGGGGAACCTTTTTCCCGCACGGACATCCTTCAGGAGGTGTGGGGCTATACACCAGAGCGGCATGTGGATACGCGTGTGGTGGATGTCCACATTTCCCGCCTGCGGGCCAAGTTAGAGGACGACCCCAGCAACCCGGATTTGATCCTAACGGCGCGTGGCACGGGTTACCTGTTCCAGCGCATTACGGACCAGAACAAGGCGTCGGAGTAA
- a CDS encoding DUF1232 domain-containing protein, whose protein sequence is MSHSVQPFASFYRWYRDTLRYSPYRWLLILGSLLYLLSPVDIAPDVFPFLGWIDDGLLLAILVGELSTLLFGGASASPTDGPVVDVQARSIPDDE, encoded by the coding sequence ATGAGTCACTCCGTGCAGCCTTTCGCCAGTTTCTATCGTTGGTATCGGGACACGTTGCGCTACTCGCCCTACCGGTGGCTGTTGATACTCGGGTCGTTGCTGTATTTACTAAGCCCGGTGGATATCGCCCCTGATGTGTTCCCCTTCTTAGGCTGGATAGATGATGGCTTGTTGCTGGCGATCCTGGTGGGTGAACTATCCACCCTATTGTTTGGTGGCGCATCGGCAAGCCCGACCGACGGCCCCGTCGTAGATGTCCAAGCGCGCTCCATACCCGATGATGAATGA
- a CDS encoding ABC transporter substrate-binding protein has protein sequence MLSLLLAVSCGPANVTSDDVVVRLGFSAWPGWFPWQVAQEKGIFQKHNVRVELQWFDSYTDSMNALKAEQLDANSQTLNDTISAVAGGADQVIVLVNDNSTGNDQIIVREGINTLADLKGKKLAAEEGSVSHFFLSLVLERAGLTLQDITFVPLETGKAAAAFAAGQVDGVAVFAPFTTQALKRPASKVLTSSKDFPGAISDHLVFTRRFVEQYPQQVQKVVDAWFDTLKYIQEHPDESVAIMAKRANVTVAEYKQYATGTRIFNAQENVTAFQPGKDMTSLPFAAQKVSAFLVQTGLAKTQPDVSRLFDDRFVKTYVAQAQ, from the coding sequence GTGCTGAGTTTGTTGCTGGCGGTTAGTTGCGGGCCAGCGAATGTCACGTCCGATGATGTTGTGGTGCGGCTTGGTTTTAGTGCTTGGCCAGGCTGGTTTCCCTGGCAAGTCGCCCAGGAGAAAGGCATCTTTCAGAAGCACAATGTGCGTGTGGAATTGCAATGGTTTGACAGCTACACTGACTCTATGAATGCCCTCAAAGCCGAGCAACTCGATGCCAATTCACAAACGTTAAACGACACAATTAGTGCCGTGGCTGGTGGGGCTGACCAGGTGATTGTTTTGGTCAACGATAACTCCACCGGTAATGACCAAATTATCGTGCGCGAAGGCATCAACACTCTGGCGGATTTGAAGGGCAAAAAACTAGCAGCCGAAGAAGGCTCTGTCAGTCATTTCTTCCTATCGTTGGTGTTAGAACGGGCGGGGTTAACGTTGCAGGATATTACCTTTGTGCCCTTGGAAACGGGGAAAGCCGCCGCCGCTTTTGCCGCTGGTCAAGTGGATGGGGTCGCTGTTTTTGCACCCTTTACCACCCAGGCCTTGAAACGACCGGCTAGCAAAGTGTTAACCAGTTCCAAGGATTTTCCAGGTGCCATTTCCGACCATTTGGTCTTTACTCGCCGGTTTGTGGAGCAGTACCCACAGCAGGTGCAAAAAGTGGTGGATGCCTGGTTCGATACGCTCAAGTACATTCAGGAACATCCTGATGAATCAGTAGCCATCATGGCGAAACGGGCTAACGTCACGGTGGCTGAATACAAGCAATATGCTACCGGCACTCGCATTTTTAATGCCCAAGAAAATGTCACAGCCTTTCAACCCGGCAAGGACATGACATCCCTACCATTTGCAGCCCAGAAAGTCAGTGCCTTTTTGGTGCAGACAGGACTGGCAAAAACTCAACCCGATGTAAGTCGGTTATTCGATGACCGATTTGTGAAAACCTACGTCGCCCAAGCTCAGTAA
- a CDS encoding aromatic ring-hydroxylating dioxygenase subunit alpha, with product MKLDRFLLQAQHYTDPTLIPQEQAQIFHQTWLYLGPAEPVAMPGTVWATHIAGVSVLVIRDEAGQLQGFHNLCPHRAMELCPEPGIFQTKRLICPYHAWVYDLQGQFVAAARQKGFGEGFDGRDYPLQPVHVAVWQGLLFVSFNPDVMPLAEYLAPMSQMLGLYAQGEWRWRHQQTRRVACNWKVYHDNTLCDYHVAVAHSQTLHRLQGPVRHYQHRFGRYVNALVTPVPPEWLACHRVRRDLPPENQTHFYTFGVFPNLHILALPDGSLACLRIDPVTVDECDVVTDIYGMPETNLDELLAELEAFMREDMALAESVQRGYASGRYQPGPVHPLEARILHHQKLLLAHLQGAMTTLAGM from the coding sequence ATGAAACTTGACCGATTCCTGCTGCAGGCGCAGCATTACACAGACCCAACGTTGATTCCCCAGGAACAAGCACAGATTTTTCACCAGACCTGGTTGTATCTCGGGCCAGCCGAACCAGTTGCCATGCCGGGAACGGTTTGGGCAACCCACATTGCGGGTGTGAGCGTGCTGGTCATCCGGGATGAAGCCGGGCAATTGCAGGGATTTCACAACCTGTGTCCCCACCGGGCGATGGAACTTTGTCCAGAACCGGGGATTTTTCAGACCAAGCGCCTGATTTGCCCGTACCACGCCTGGGTGTATGACTTGCAAGGGCAATTTGTAGCAGCGGCGCGGCAGAAAGGGTTTGGCGAAGGGTTTGACGGTCGGGATTATCCGTTGCAGCCGGTGCACGTTGCAGTTTGGCAAGGATTGCTGTTTGTGAGTTTCAACCCGGACGTGATGCCGTTGGCGGAGTATCTAGCGCCTATGTCGCAAATGCTGGGTCTGTACGCGCAGGGGGAATGGCGGTGGCGGCACCAGCAGACCCGGCGGGTGGCCTGCAACTGGAAGGTCTATCACGACAACACGCTGTGCGATTACCACGTGGCGGTCGCTCACAGCCAGACGCTCCACCGCCTGCAGGGACCGGTGCGCCATTACCAGCATCGCTTTGGTCGCTACGTCAATGCCCTGGTGACGCCGGTGCCCCCAGAATGGTTGGCTTGCCATCGGGTGCGTAGGGATTTGCCGCCGGAAAACCAAACCCATTTCTACACGTTCGGGGTGTTCCCCAACCTGCACATCCTGGCGCTCCCCGACGGCTCCCTGGCTTGCCTGCGCATTGACCCCGTGACAGTGGACGAGTGCGATGTGGTGACGGACATTTACGGGATGCCAGAGACCAACCTGGACGAACTGCTGGCTGAACTAGAGGCTTTCATGCGGGAAGACATGGCCCTGGCGGAATCAGTGCAAAGGGGTTACGCCAGCGGTCGCTACCAGCCGGGACCGGTTCACCCCCTGGAAGCCCGCATCCTGCACCACCAAAAACTCCTGCTGGCTCACCTGCAAGGCGCGATGACGACACTGGCTGGCATGTAA
- a CDS encoding inositol monophosphatase: protein MEPLSQQELAIYLDIATEAAWAGAAVLQTYWGKLAEIEEKSYSGDLVTVADRESEAAILEVLQRHFPSHNILAEESGWQQVHPQQDFLWAVDPLDGTTNFAHQYPMFSVSVGLLFQREPVVGVVLDPLRQELFRAAQGLGATCNRQPMRVSRTDTLERSLLVTGFAYDRRETPDNNYAEFCHLTHRCQGIRRGGSAALDLAYVACGRLDGYWERGLSPWDIAAGIVLVREAGGLVTAYDGNPVDVFSGRLLATNGWIHAALSQALTHCTTQVLLGP, encoded by the coding sequence ATGGAACCTCTTTCCCAGCAGGAATTGGCCATCTACCTCGACATCGCCACGGAAGCTGCCTGGGCGGGCGCCGCTGTGTTGCAGACCTACTGGGGAAAGCTGGCCGAAATCGAAGAAAAGAGCTACAGCGGTGATTTAGTCACCGTCGCCGACCGCGAATCGGAAGCCGCCATCCTGGAGGTGCTCCAACGCCACTTTCCCAGTCACAACATCCTGGCGGAGGAATCGGGCTGGCAGCAGGTGCATCCCCAGCAGGACTTTCTTTGGGCGGTGGACCCCCTCGACGGCACAACCAATTTCGCCCACCAGTACCCGATGTTCAGCGTTTCCGTCGGGTTGTTGTTCCAGAGGGAGCCAGTGGTGGGAGTGGTGCTCGACCCCCTGCGCCAGGAACTTTTCCGGGCCGCCCAGGGACTCGGTGCTACCTGCAACCGGCAACCCATGCGCGTCTCCCGTACAGACACGCTAGAGCGCAGCCTGCTGGTGACGGGTTTTGCCTACGACCGCCGGGAAACCCCCGACAATAACTACGCCGAGTTTTGCCACCTGACCCACCGTTGTCAAGGGATACGCCGGGGCGGCTCGGCGGCCCTCGACCTGGCCTACGTCGCCTGTGGACGACTCGACGGCTACTGGGAGCGAGGCCTATCCCCCTGGGACATCGCCGCCGGGATTGTTCTGGTGCGGGAGGCAGGCGGCCTGGTCACCGCCTACGACGGCAACCCGGTGGATGTTTTTTCGGGGCGCTTGCTGGCTACCAACGGTTGGATTCACGCCGCCTTGAGCCAAGCCCTCACCCACTGTACGACGCAGGTGCTTCTGGGGCCATGA
- a CDS encoding ABC transporter permease has product MTPRRLPKPSLQPSVFWRLAEDIPAPLYRRLMLVSVLVPLVAWWLLTTFGQVDAKFLPSPGQVATAALRLGQSGELWQDTWASLRRVGIGFGLSVLVAVPVGVLMGCFQSLRALGEPLFGLMRYMPAPAFIPLLILYLGIDEAPKIALIFIGTFFYNALMVMDTVKFVPKELIEATYMLGGNRVNTVIRVIFPHVLPGILDTCRINFASAWQLVIVAELVAATEGLGRRISLAGRFLRTDEIFVGLMVIGLIGLGLDLFFQYLVRVTCRWAQPE; this is encoded by the coding sequence ATGACGCCGCGCCGTTTGCCAAAGCCGTCTCTACAGCCATCGGTATTCTGGCGCTTGGCTGAAGATATCCCCGCCCCCCTGTACCGGCGATTAATGCTGGTGTCAGTACTAGTGCCCCTAGTGGCCTGGTGGTTGCTAACCACGTTTGGACAGGTGGACGCCAAGTTTTTGCCATCGCCAGGGCAGGTTGCCACGGCAGCACTCCGGCTAGGTCAATCCGGGGAATTGTGGCAGGACACCTGGGCCAGTTTGCGGCGGGTGGGCATTGGGTTTGGGTTGTCGGTACTGGTGGCGGTGCCAGTAGGCGTTTTGATGGGGTGTTTCCAGAGTTTGCGGGCGCTGGGAGAACCCCTATTTGGGTTGATGCGGTATATGCCGGCGCCAGCGTTTATCCCCTTGCTGATTCTGTATCTGGGGATTGACGAAGCCCCCAAAATTGCCCTGATTTTTATCGGTACTTTTTTCTACAACGCTCTGATGGTCATGGACACAGTGAAATTTGTCCCCAAGGAGTTAATTGAAGCGACCTACATGCTGGGTGGTAATCGGGTGAATACAGTTATACGGGTGATTTTTCCCCATGTATTGCCGGGAATTTTGGATACGTGCCGGATCAATTTTGCATCGGCGTGGCAGCTTGTAATTGTGGCAGAACTGGTGGCGGCAACCGAAGGCTTGGGACGGCGGATCAGTTTAGCAGGACGGTTCCTGCGCACGGATGAAATTTTTGTGGGTTTGATGGTCATCGGACTCATTGGTTTGGGTCTAGATTTGTTCTTCCAATATCTGGTGCGGGTGACCTGTCGGTGGGCGCAGCCAGAATGA
- the uca gene encoding urea carboxylase, with the protein MFRKVLVANRGEIACRVIRTLNRLGIASVAVYSEPDRHSLHVQMATEAQPLGGTLASESYLCADRFLEIARATGAEAIHPGYGFLSENADFADACAQQGLVFIGPKPEQVRQFGLKHVARSLAEAHGIPLVPGTSLLNSLQEAQAAAADIGYPVMLKSTAGGGGIGMRCCYSPAELAAAYEQVQRLSQANFGNAGVFLEKYIPRARHIEVQIFGDGQGRVLALGERDCSTQRRNQKVIEETPAPGLREEIRQALAAAARRLGEAVQYQSAGTVEFIYDVQTERFYFLEVNTRLQVEHGVTELVWGVDLVEWMVRLAAGERAFFDAWTPNPHGHAIQVRIYAEDPHKNFQPSAGTLTYVQLASGIRWDHWIETGTEVTPFYDPLLAKAIAHGTNRTAALRKLQAALDQTTIAGIVTNLEYLQQVLAAPAFQQGEVHTRLLGDFPYQPHTIEVLAPGTMTTVQDYPGRLGYWDVGVPPSGPMDHLAFRWGNRLLGNPPDAAGLECTLVGPTLRFNAPTRICLTGAYMPAKLNGQDIPYWQTVVVPAGSVLELKAVQGPGCRTYIAIQGGIPVPPYLGSRATFTLGQFGGAAGRALRTGDVLPLVPWSGEDRPQALPPELIPTYTHAWEIGVMIGPHAAPDFFTPEDIEMLLNHAWVVHHHSDRTGIRLIGPKPTWARPDGGEAGLHPSNIHDNAYAIGTIDFTGDMPIILGCDGPSLGGFVCPATIVQAELWKIGQLKPGDTVRFVPIDEEMARAWEEQQERELATLQPQPRPAALTVIENPILRQETETHPVGVTYRQAGDKYILIEYGPLTLDLTLRFRVHALMTWLQTQRLPGIIDLTPGIRSLQVHYDNRRLPRAALLELLAQAERELPPVQDMEVPTRIVYLPLSWNDPAIQLAIEKYMQLVRPDAPWCPSNLEFIRRINGLAAIEQVHDIVFAASYLVLGLGDVYLGAPVATPLDPRHRLVTTKYNPARTWTPENAVGIGGAYLCIYGMEGPGGYQLVGRTVPVWNRYRRTREFSRPWLLRFFDQIRFFPVTAEELLRYREDLIYGRVKLEIYEQTFRLRDYLAFLAQNAAEIQAFKTQQQQAFNAERERWVAAGEFDRASQEVPVFTAALSEVEIPEGQVAVYAEVSGTVRRVDVTPQARVAPSQKVAVIEAMKTEIEVLAPCAGMVAQILRQPGQPVTAGQAVLTLIPDET; encoded by the coding sequence ATGTTCCGCAAGGTCTTGGTGGCCAACCGGGGGGAAATTGCGTGTCGCGTCATTCGTACGCTGAATCGGCTGGGCATTGCCAGTGTGGCTGTGTATTCAGAACCAGACCGCCACAGTCTCCACGTGCAAATGGCCACCGAGGCCCAACCCCTAGGGGGAACCCTGGCGAGCGAGAGTTACCTGTGCGCAGACCGGTTTTTGGAAATTGCCAGGGCGACGGGGGCAGAGGCGATTCATCCAGGCTACGGGTTCCTAAGCGAAAATGCCGATTTTGCTGACGCCTGCGCCCAACAAGGACTGGTATTCATCGGCCCCAAACCGGAACAGGTGCGCCAATTCGGTCTCAAACACGTCGCCCGTTCTCTAGCCGAAGCCCACGGCATTCCCCTGGTGCCCGGCACATCCTTATTAAATAGTCTCCAGGAAGCTCAAGCGGCGGCGGCTGACATCGGTTACCCGGTCATGCTCAAAAGCACGGCAGGCGGCGGTGGGATTGGGATGCGCTGTTGCTATAGCCCGGCAGAACTGGCCGCAGCCTATGAGCAGGTGCAACGCCTGAGCCAGGCCAACTTTGGTAACGCAGGTGTCTTCCTGGAAAAGTACATCCCGAGGGCGCGCCACATTGAGGTGCAAATTTTTGGGGATGGGCAGGGGCGGGTACTGGCGCTGGGGGAACGGGACTGTTCGACTCAACGCCGGAATCAAAAGGTGATTGAAGAAACACCAGCGCCCGGTTTGCGTGAGGAAATCCGCCAGGCCTTAGCAGCAGCAGCCCGACGGCTAGGCGAAGCGGTGCAGTACCAATCAGCGGGCACGGTGGAATTTATTTATGACGTGCAGACGGAACGGTTTTACTTCCTGGAAGTCAACACCCGCCTGCAGGTGGAGCATGGGGTCACCGAGCTGGTCTGGGGCGTGGATTTGGTGGAATGGATGGTGCGACTGGCGGCGGGTGAGCGGGCGTTTTTCGATGCCTGGACACCCAATCCCCACGGTCATGCCATCCAGGTCCGGATTTACGCCGAAGACCCCCATAAAAATTTCCAACCCAGCGCTGGGACGTTGACCTATGTACAGTTGGCATCCGGTATTCGCTGGGACCACTGGATTGAAACAGGCACGGAAGTAACGCCGTTTTATGACCCGTTGCTAGCCAAAGCGATTGCCCACGGGACAAACCGGACGGCAGCGCTCCGAAAATTACAAGCAGCCCTGGACCAAACCACCATCGCCGGCATTGTCACCAACCTGGAGTATTTGCAACAGGTGTTGGCGGCGCCCGCGTTTCAGCAGGGAGAGGTGCACACCCGTCTGTTAGGGGATTTTCCCTATCAACCCCACACGATAGAGGTGTTGGCACCGGGAACCATGACGACGGTGCAGGATTATCCCGGGCGCTTGGGCTACTGGGATGTGGGGGTGCCACCGTCGGGACCGATGGACCATCTGGCGTTTCGCTGGGGCAATCGTTTGCTGGGGAATCCACCCGATGCCGCTGGACTGGAATGTACACTGGTGGGGCCAACGTTGCGGTTCAACGCACCGACGCGGATATGTCTAACGGGAGCTTACATGCCAGCAAAATTAAATGGCCAGGACATCCCCTACTGGCAAACGGTGGTGGTGCCGGCGGGAAGCGTGCTCGAACTCAAAGCGGTACAGGGACCCGGTTGCCGCACCTACATTGCTATCCAGGGGGGTATTCCTGTGCCGCCGTACCTGGGCAGTCGGGCGACGTTTACCCTCGGACAATTCGGGGGAGCTGCAGGCCGAGCGCTGCGAACAGGGGATGTATTACCGTTAGTCCCTTGGTCAGGGGAAGACAGACCCCAAGCTTTACCCCCGGAACTCATCCCGACTTACACCCACGCCTGGGAGATTGGGGTGATGATTGGCCCCCACGCGGCACCCGACTTTTTTACGCCAGAGGACATCGAAATGTTGTTGAACCACGCCTGGGTGGTGCATCACCATTCAGACCGCACGGGCATTCGCCTGATTGGTCCCAAGCCCACCTGGGCCAGACCGGATGGGGGAGAAGCGGGATTGCACCCGTCCAACATCCACGACAACGCCTACGCCATCGGCACGATTGATTTTACCGGGGATATGCCTATCATCTTGGGGTGCGATGGACCGAGCTTGGGTGGGTTTGTGTGTCCAGCTACCATTGTGCAGGCGGAACTGTGGAAAATCGGGCAATTGAAACCAGGGGATACGGTGCGGTTTGTGCCCATTGATGAGGAAATGGCCCGCGCCTGGGAGGAGCAACAAGAACGTGAACTTGCTACCCTGCAACCCCAACCCCGGCCTGCGGCGCTAACTGTGATAGAAAACCCCATCCTGCGCCAGGAGACTGAAACCCATCCGGTGGGCGTCACTTATCGCCAGGCGGGAGATAAATACATCTTGATTGAATACGGCCCGTTGACGTTGGATTTGACCCTGCGGTTTCGGGTGCATGCTCTGATGACCTGGCTCCAGACGCAGCGGCTACCAGGAATTATTGACCTGACACCGGGGATTCGCTCGTTGCAGGTGCATTACGACAACCGGCGTTTGCCCCGCGCGGCATTGCTGGAACTGCTGGCCCAGGCGGAGCGGGAGTTGCCTCCAGTCCAGGACATGGAGGTGCCGACGCGCATCGTGTATTTGCCCCTGTCCTGGAACGACCCCGCGATTCAATTAGCCATCGAGAAATACATGCAGTTGGTGCGGCCAGATGCTCCCTGGTGCCCCAGCAATCTGGAATTTATCCGGCGCATCAACGGCTTGGCTGCTATCGAGCAGGTGCATGACATTGTGTTTGCCGCCAGTTACTTGGTGCTGGGCTTGGGGGATGTGTACCTGGGAGCGCCTGTGGCTACTCCTTTGGATCCGCGGCATCGGCTGGTAACCACCAAGTACAATCCGGCCCGCACCTGGACGCCGGAAAATGCTGTAGGGATTGGCGGCGCCTACCTCTGCATCTATGGCATGGAGGGACCAGGGGGGTATCAGTTAGTAGGACGCACCGTACCTGTCTGGAACCGCTACCGTCGAACCCGCGAGTTTTCTCGTCCCTGGTTGCTGCGGTTTTTTGACCAGATTCGCTTTTTCCCAGTCACTGCTGAAGAACTCCTGCGCTATCGGGAAGACCTGATCTACGGTCGGGTCAAATTGGAGATATACGAGCAGACCTTTCGACTGCGAGACTACTTGGCCTTTTTGGCGCAAAACGCGGCCGAGATTCAAGCGTTCAAGACCCAACAACAGCAAGCCTTCAACGCGGAACGGGAGCGCTGGGTGGCGGCTGGGGAATTTGACCGCGCGAGTCAGGAGGTACCCGTCTTTACGGCTGCCTTGTCAGAGGTAGAAATTCCTGAAGGACAAGTGGCGGTCTACGCCGAAGTGAGCGGTACGGTGCGGCGGGTAGATGTCACTCCCCAGGCGCGGGTGGCCCCTAGTCAAAAGGTGGCTGTCATTGAAGCCATGAAAACGGAAATTGAGGTGCTGGCCCCCTGCGCTGGGATGGTCGCCCAAATTCTCCGTCAACCCGGACAACCGGTTACTGCAGGGCAAGCGGTGCTGACCTTAATCCCCGACGAAACGTAA
- a CDS encoding biotin--[acetyl-CoA-carboxylase] ligase encodes MAYPPWLHWLDECPSTNTWALQSLARLQPGDVIYTPRQTAGRGREGRAWYAPPGVLTASFVLHPVVAAHLPQLSLAAGLAVIHAVEDTVPLSPGTLGIKWPNDVVLNGRKLAGVLCEPSLPWVVVGVGLNRAVDWHTVLATAAPNLSLAQVASLLDVTPHPPDVLTVLSTLRRYLLEAHSLLQRGGWAKLLPQLRQRDVLDGCPLVIHTGQQTMAGVGAGLDDQGRLLLQGADGTIHALTAGHVVRWEPLRFVGD; translated from the coding sequence ATGGCGTATCCCCCTTGGCTGCACTGGCTGGATGAATGTCCCAGCACCAACACCTGGGCGCTGCAATCTCTAGCGCGTTTACAACCGGGAGATGTCATCTACACGCCACGGCAAACGGCTGGTCGCGGGCGAGAGGGACGAGCCTGGTATGCGCCACCGGGGGTGTTGACGGCTTCGTTTGTACTGCATCCCGTTGTGGCAGCACACCTCCCTCAGTTGAGCTTAGCGGCGGGACTGGCGGTGATCCATGCCGTCGAAGATACGGTTCCCCTCTCGCCTGGCACCCTAGGCATCAAATGGCCGAATGACGTGGTGCTCAATGGCCGCAAGTTAGCCGGGGTGTTGTGTGAGCCGTCGTTGCCCTGGGTTGTGGTGGGCGTTGGCCTCAACCGCGCAGTGGATTGGCATACAGTTCTCGCAACGGCAGCGCCAAATTTATCCCTCGCCCAAGTCGCCAGTCTACTGGACGTCACACCCCATCCACCCGATGTCCTAACGGTGCTGAGTACATTGCGGCGTTACCTGCTCGAAGCCCACAGTTTGCTCCAGCGGGGGGGATGGGCTAAACTCTTGCCCCAGTTGCGCCAGCGGGATGTGCTGGATGGTTGCCCCTTGGTGATTCACACGGGTCAGCAAACGATGGCAGGCGTAGGGGCGGGCCTGGATGACCAGGGGCGCTTGCTACTGCAGGGAGCGGACGGAACTATCCACGCCCTCACAGCCGGACATGTAGTGCGCTGGGAACCGTTACGTTTCGTCGGGGATTAA
- a CDS encoding urea carboxylase-associated family protein: MVATINPTDIAPELVVWSEKLPGGAYWHGIVPRWQTLRITDLGGSHGVSMICYNADRPMERLNVADTAKIQFNAFLRKGMVLYSDMGRVLFSITEDTSNGHDLICGCSTPERNRAKYGEGGDDKFGRRDFHNARDQFLRALGKWGMSRRDLMPCVNFFSRVTVGPNGELHYDATAAKPGSFIDLRAEMNVLVVVANCPHVLHPDTTYNPPPVQLTVWRSPAPGPDDLCRTANEEAKRAFINTDTWWLQRPLMPTYAL; this comes from the coding sequence ATGGTTGCCACAATCAATCCCACGGACATTGCACCGGAGTTGGTGGTCTGGTCGGAAAAGTTACCAGGTGGGGCCTATTGGCACGGCATTGTCCCCCGCTGGCAAACGCTGCGCATCACGGATTTGGGCGGGTCCCACGGGGTGTCCATGATTTGCTACAACGCGGACCGACCCATGGAGCGGCTGAATGTGGCGGATACGGCCAAGATTCAGTTCAATGCGTTTTTGCGCAAGGGGATGGTGCTCTACTCGGACATGGGGCGGGTGTTGTTTTCCATCACCGAGGACACGTCCAACGGGCATGACCTGATTTGCGGGTGCAGTACGCCGGAGCGCAACCGCGCCAAGTATGGGGAAGGGGGCGATGACAAGTTTGGCCGGCGGGATTTCCACAACGCGCGAGACCAGTTTTTGCGGGCGCTGGGCAAGTGGGGTATGAGTCGCCGGGATTTGATGCCCTGTGTGAATTTCTTTAGCCGGGTGACGGTGGGACCCAATGGCGAGTTGCACTACGATGCCACAGCGGCCAAACCAGGGAGCTTCATTGACCTACGGGCGGAAATGAATGTGCTGGTGGTGGTTGCCAATTGCCCCCACGTCCTGCATCCCGACACGACCTACAACCCGCCGCCGGTGCAACTGACGGTGTGGCGTTCCCCTGCGCCGGGACCTGATGACCTGTGCCGCACGGCCAATGAAGAGGCAAAACGGGCCTTCATCAACACCGATACCTGGTGGCTGCAACGACCGCTCATGCCGACCTACGCGCTGTAA